Proteins co-encoded in one Bacteroidales bacterium genomic window:
- a CDS encoding PASTA domain-containing protein, translated as MQRFLKLISNVYFWLQFVIAFALIFIALLIIKGSLKKYTRHDQELVVPLIENVYYDDLVKGDYSNVFNFVISDSTYNALYEPGIVISQNPVSGSKVKPGRKIYLTVSAASPGDVPMPDLINLSVRQAISIIESSGLKLGTMEFVPSFDKNAVLEQRYLGVRIEKGAPVTKGSTIDIIVGGGFDKHEMQMPYIIGKLALEAKYILKNMSLNIGEEYFHDSYDVDEVYVYKTEPAWSDTCIVRYGEFINLFYTADTAFLRISIEEALAGEKNIPDNYFDETNFDDL; from the coding sequence AGCGCTTTTTAAAGCTAATATCTAATGTATATTTCTGGTTGCAATTTGTTATTGCATTTGCATTAATATTTATAGCGTTGCTTATTATAAAAGGCTCATTAAAGAAATATACACGCCATGACCAGGAACTTGTAGTGCCCTTAATAGAAAATGTGTATTATGATGATTTAGTAAAAGGAGATTATTCAAATGTTTTTAATTTTGTTATTTCCGATTCTACATATAATGCATTGTATGAACCGGGAATAGTTATAAGTCAGAATCCTGTCTCTGGTTCGAAAGTGAAACCCGGCAGAAAAATTTATCTTACGGTATCTGCTGCATCTCCCGGTGATGTACCGATGCCCGATTTAATAAATTTATCCGTACGTCAGGCAATAAGTATCATCGAATCATCGGGATTAAAATTAGGCACAATGGAATTTGTCCCGTCTTTTGATAAAAATGCGGTTTTGGAACAACGTTACCTTGGAGTTAGAATTGAAAAAGGTGCTCCCGTAACAAAAGGTTCGACAATTGATATTATTGTTGGCGGTGGTTTTGATAAACATGAAATGCAAATGCCTTATATTATCGGTAAGCTTGCTCTTGAGGCTAAATATATTCTTAAAAACATGTCGTTGAATATAGGGGAAGAATATTTTCATGATTCTTACGATGTTGATGAGGTTTACGTTTACAAAACCGAACCCGCATGGTCGGATACTTGTATTGTAAGATATGGCGAATTTATAAATTTATTTTATACTGCCGATACTGCTTTCTTAAGAATTTCAATCGAAGAGGCTCTGGCGGGAGAAAAGAATATTCCCGATAATTATTTTGACGAAACAAATTTTGACGATCTATAA